A single window of Osmia bicornis bicornis chromosome 14, iOsmBic2.1, whole genome shotgun sequence DNA harbors:
- the LOC114878683 gene encoding insulin receptor substrate 1 isoform X3, protein MSSGRGLASPSGGPVVLSGHVKKLKTQKKKFFVLRGEAAGYPACLEYYDSKKKFENRQPPKRSILLDSCFNINKRVDTKHKHVIALYTKDECFCLILESEKELDEWLKAMLLLQSGDVADGEQPRPIFEHVWQVTMQKKGLGERKNIHGPYRLCLTDRTLSLVKIGAKDNSDSIEFPLICIRRCGYMDRIFYMEVGRSAVTGGGELWMEAEDNNIAHNMHAAIMNAMSNSNSSKDDVDPRQRRHSFSPFETSKPIFVSQRRHTGQKFHNFSPLEEHRTHEEQVDPVQEQEQSNQTQSISSCNTVMVVAGTGAGTAGNASTNTNCATTTRRRHSVASHPHSVNNSQSVHVTTSTTTTTTTTTITITTTATVTTTTATATISHQRTLSLPLAAVIINQMQSSKRSVLCCANGRDRCDSLPSRARTTSESHPASVLSHPRSTHFVPHVLRPHSMYVRGLSYSPPISSMPISPASGACSTDSAGSSLSMDEGEENGDDYAPWSTSHSHHKYSPNFKSHSPSQQSSYIEMCSPCSSSPGRSGVYMPMSAGTGHSHSRASSLIEESNTLPEGYVPMAPVGNNGYVDMVPSHNHNGHFPDDLSHAGSSCSVTSGTPSTDLRFSEYHLDKVTSFLPPGDDLQARPVRAYSIGSRPEPVNRHRKNRLDIAQQEASRVRAFSVGSRSKKPEIGRLSNVVTVLLPGAGEHSNSNKSNSAPLLSSSWGHNSGCSITSERMEDLMELDFTKPSISATFNSPPSSYSQSQSQSQSHSYSTATDTSSYVDMSPGQPPSSTAPYVDMSRINKINRNNNNNTITANQNHSHIHISAASTHKPIITTLKPVEEAEGPYMRMDSVMEDWSRSDTSPKLISSPMQEECVQSNGPPDFKYILGATRTAPVDLPRRPPADYVDMNFKPRLGLEQDYINMNMSNRNNRKSATRTGSRKEKSRSQPIAIQAGNKPIKTPSFLPLNGSPESESLASTPASPPRATPTGSSATIFPFSLNSPQSPEKSFTHQKTNDELSELNTNSKSNDRTILEPANNRVNNSVTEANNISPKATNDRPSSPAEKDNQVNQVNQVNSLTSQDNMLNAITKKFSDLHLSKPPRLITATPNTSPTLTGFKSTTEKQPSSPKLSDETPTPTPSTAPSPLEKECQDKVQSGAEVLHYASLDLPEVGSTAPVSPASQEGFNYAEIDFAKLKQN, encoded by the exons ATGTCTTCGGGCAGGGGTTTAGCCTCCCCCTCGGGAGGTCCCGTTGTTCTCTCCGGACAtgtgaaaaaattgaaaactcaGAAGAAGAAATTCTTCGTGCTACGAGGCGAAGCTGCCGGATATCCTGCTTGTCTCGAGTATTACGATAGCAAAAAGAAGTTTGAGAACAGACAGCCACCTAAACGTAGCATCTTGTTAGACAGCTGCTTTAATATCAATAAACGCGTGGACACCAAGCATAAGCACGTTATCGCATTGTACACGAAAGACGAATGCTTCTGTTTGATTTTGGAAAGCGAAAAAGAACTGGATGAATGGTTGAAAGCAATGCTTTTACTTCAGAGCGGAGATGTAGCCGATGGAGAGCAACCTCGGCCTATATTTG AACATGTATGGCAAGTTACAATGCAGAAAAAAGGACTgggtgaaagaaagaatatCCATGGTCCCTATAGGCTGTGTTTAACTGATCGAACATTAAGCCTAGTGAAAATTGGGGCAAAGGATAATTCAGATTCAATAGAATTTCCT tTAATTTGCATCAGACGGTGTGGATATATGGATCGTATCTTCTATATGGAAGTAGGTCGTTCTGCAGTCACTGGTGGTGGTGAATTGTGGATGGAAGCTGAAGATAATAATATAGCACACAATATGCATGCTGCTATCATGAATGCCATGAGCAATTCTAATAGTAGCAAAGATGATGTGGATCCACGTCAAAGAAGGCATAGTTTTTCACCATTTGAGACCAGCAAGCCAATCTTTGTTTCACAACGTCGTCATACTGGACAAAAGTTTCACAATTTTTCACCATTAG AGGAACACAGGACGCACGAGGAGCAGGTGGATCCAGTACAGGAACAGGAGCAGTCTAATCAGACTCAGAGTATCTCTTCTTGCAATACAGTCATGG TCGTTGCTGGTACCGGGGCTGGGACTGCTGGGAATGCCTCGACTAATACCAACTGCGCCACTACCACTAGACGTCGTCATTCGGTAGCGAGTCATCCCCATTCCGTCAATAATTCCCAATCCGTTCATGTTACAACAAGTACAACaacaaccaccaccaccaccactaTTACCATCACTACGACCGCTACTGTGACCACCACAACCGCGACCGCTACAATATCCCATCAGAGAACCCTGTCGCTGCCCTTAGCTGCCGTTATTATCAATCAAATGCAATCATCTAAAAGATCAGTTTTATGCT GTGCAAACGGCCGCGACAGATGTGACAGTTTGCCATCGAGGGCTCGCACCACCAGCGAGAGTCATCCTGCATCGGTACTAAGTCATCCTAGAAGCACTCATTTCGTACCTCACGTACTGAGACCACATTCCATGTACGTGAGGGGTCTTTCATACTCGCCACCGATCTCATCAATGCCTATTAGTCCTGCTTCTGGAGCTTGTTCCACGGACTCAGCGGGATCGTCTCTTTCGATGGATGAAGGTG AGGAAAATGGTGATGATTACGCGCCTTGGTCCACGTCACATTCGCATCACAAATATTCGCCAAATTTTAAGTCTCATTCTCCCTCGCAG cAAAGTTCCTACATTGAAATGTGCAGCCCTTGCAGTTCAAGTCCCGGTCGTAGCGGAGTATATATGCCAATGAGTGCAGGGACAGGTCATTCGCATTCTCGAGCATCATCTCTCATCGAAGAATCAAATACTTTACCAGAAGGTTATGTACCTATGGCACCCGTTGGAAACAATGGATACGTTGACATGGTTCCTTCCCATAATCATAATGGTCACTTTCCTGATGACTTGTCACATGCTGGCAGTAGTTGTTCCGTTACTTCTGGTACACCCAGTACAGATTTGCGATTCTCCGAATATCACTTAGATAAAGTAACAAGCTTTTTGCCACCTGGGGATGATTTACAAGCTAGACCAGTGAGAGCTTATTCCATCGGGTCTCGACCGGAACCTGTGAACAGGCATCGTAAAAATAG ATTGGATATTGCTCAGCAAGAAGCTAGTAGAGTGCGAGCTTTTTCTGTAGGTAGCAGATCTAAGAAACCTGAGATTGGAAGGCTATCGAACGTAGTTACTGTACTGTTACCTGGTGCTGGTGAACACTCAAATTCCAACAAATCAAACTCGGCGCCATTACTGTCCAGTTCCTGGGGACATAATTCTGGTTGTTCCATAACCTCCGAGCGAATGGAGGATTTAATGGAATTAGACTTTACTAAACCCAGTATTTCTGCAACTTTCAATTCACCGCCTTCATCTTACTCGCAATCGCAATCGCAATCTCAGTCACACTCATACTCTACTGCCACTGACACCAGTTCCTATGTTGATATGTCTCCTGGTCAGCCACCTTCGTCGACTGCTCCTTACGTCGATATGAGTCGCATAAATAag ATCAATcgtaataacaataataatacaatCACTGCCAATCAAAATCATAGTCATATTCATATATCTGCTGCTTCTACGCATAAACCAATAATTACTACTTTGAAGCCCGTGGAAGAAGCAGAAGGGCCATACATGAGAATGGATAGTGTAATGGAGGATTGGTCACGATCCGATACGAGTCCTAAACTAATTTCCTCACCCATGCAAGAAGAATGCGTGCAATCAAATGGACCTCCAG atttcaaatatattttaggAGCCACGAGAACGGCGCCAGTCGATCTTCCACGACGTCCACCAGCGGACTACGTCGATATGAATTTTAAACCGAGATTAGGCTTGGAACAAGATTACATAAACATGAATATGAGCAACCGAAACAATCGTAAATCAGCAACGCGGACAGGTAGTCGCAAGGAGAAGTCGCGTTCGCAGCCGATCGCGATCCAAGCAGGAAACAAACCTATAAAAACGCCTAGTTTCTTACCCCTTAACGGAAGTCCAGAGTCAGAGAGTTTAGCGAGTACTCCGGCGTCGCCTCCGCGAGCAACGCCAACAGGTTCCTCGGCAACAATCTTCCCTTTCTCCTTGAACAGCCCACAGTCTCCTGAGAAATCGTTTACTCATCAAAAAACTAACGACGAATTATCAGAATTGAACACCAATTCCAAAAGCAACGACCGTACCATTCTGGAACCTGCGAACAATAGAGTGAACAATTCTGTAACGGAAGCGAATAATATTTCGCCAAAAGCAACGAACGATAGACCTTCTAGTCCTGCAGAAAAGGATAATCAAGTTAATCAAGTTAATCAAGTGAATTCGTTGACCTCGCAAGATAACATGTTGAACGCTATAACGAAGAAGTTCTCCGATTTGCACCTGTCGAAACCACCACGTTTGATAACCGCAACTCCAAACACCAGCCCCACGTTGACTGGGTTTAAATCAACCACTGAAAAACAACCATCTTCGCCAAAATTGTCAGACGAAACGCCGACACCTACGCCTAGCACTGCACCGAGTCCGTTGGAAAAGGAGTGTCAGGATAAAGTGCAATCTGGTGCCGAAGTCTTACACTACGCTAGTCTTGACCTTCCGGAAGTCGGTAGCACGGCGCCTGTCTCGCCGGCGTCTCAAGAAGGATTTAATTACGCCGAAATTGATTTCGCCAAacttaaacaaaattaa
- the LOC114878683 gene encoding insulin receptor substrate 1 isoform X2, translating into MSSGRGLASPSGGPVVLSGHVKKLKTQKKKFFVLRGEAAGYPACLEYYDSKKKFENRQPPKRSILLDSCFNINKRVDTKHKHVIALYTKDECFCLILESEKELDEWLKAMLLLQSGDVADGEQPRPIFEHVWQVTMQKKGLGERKNIHGPYRLCLTDRTLSLVKIGAKDNSDSIEFPLICIRRCGYMDRIFYMEVGRSAVTGGGELWMEAEDNNIAHNMHAAIMNAMSNSNSSKDDVDPRQRRHSFSPFETSKPIFVSQRRHTGQKFHNFSPLEEHRTHEEQVDPVQEQEQSNQTQSISSCNTVMVVAGTGAGTAGNASTNTNCATTTRRRHSVASHPHSVNNSQSVHVTTSTTTTTTTTTITITTTATVTTTTATATISHQRTLSLPLAAVIINQMQSSKRSVLCCANGRDRCDSLPSRARTTSESHPASVLSHPRSTHFVPHVLRPHSMYVRGLSYSPPISSMPISPASGACSTDSAGSSLSMDEGGENILEEGTVSRYGHSLTPDEPVILEENGDDYAPWSTSHSHHKYSPNFKSHSPSQQSSYIEMCSPCSSSPGRSGVYMPMSAGTGHSHSRASSLIEESNTLPEGYVPMAPVGNNGYVDMVPSHNHNGHFPDDLSHAGSSCSVTSGTPSTDLRFSEYHLDKVTSFLPPGDDLQARPVRAYSIGSRPEPVNRHRKNRLDIAQQEASRVRAFSVGSRSKKPEIGRLSNVVTVLLPGAGEHSNSNKSNSAPLLSSSWGHNSGCSITSERMEDLMELDFTKPSISATFNSPPSSYSQSQSQSQSHSYSTATDTSSYVDMSPGQPPSSTAPYVDMSRINKINRNNNNNTITANQNHSHIHISAASTHKPIITTLKPVEEAEGPYMRMDSVMEDWSRSDTSPKLISSPMQEECVQSNGPPGATRTAPVDLPRRPPADYVDMNFKPRLGLEQDYINMNMSNRNNRKSATRTGSRKEKSRSQPIAIQAGNKPIKTPSFLPLNGSPESESLASTPASPPRATPTGSSATIFPFSLNSPQSPEKSFTHQKTNDELSELNTNSKSNDRTILEPANNRVNNSVTEANNISPKATNDRPSSPAEKDNQVNQVNQVNSLTSQDNMLNAITKKFSDLHLSKPPRLITATPNTSPTLTGFKSTTEKQPSSPKLSDETPTPTPSTAPSPLEKECQDKVQSGAEVLHYASLDLPEVGSTAPVSPASQEGFNYAEIDFAKLKQN; encoded by the exons ATGTCTTCGGGCAGGGGTTTAGCCTCCCCCTCGGGAGGTCCCGTTGTTCTCTCCGGACAtgtgaaaaaattgaaaactcaGAAGAAGAAATTCTTCGTGCTACGAGGCGAAGCTGCCGGATATCCTGCTTGTCTCGAGTATTACGATAGCAAAAAGAAGTTTGAGAACAGACAGCCACCTAAACGTAGCATCTTGTTAGACAGCTGCTTTAATATCAATAAACGCGTGGACACCAAGCATAAGCACGTTATCGCATTGTACACGAAAGACGAATGCTTCTGTTTGATTTTGGAAAGCGAAAAAGAACTGGATGAATGGTTGAAAGCAATGCTTTTACTTCAGAGCGGAGATGTAGCCGATGGAGAGCAACCTCGGCCTATATTTG AACATGTATGGCAAGTTACAATGCAGAAAAAAGGACTgggtgaaagaaagaatatCCATGGTCCCTATAGGCTGTGTTTAACTGATCGAACATTAAGCCTAGTGAAAATTGGGGCAAAGGATAATTCAGATTCAATAGAATTTCCT tTAATTTGCATCAGACGGTGTGGATATATGGATCGTATCTTCTATATGGAAGTAGGTCGTTCTGCAGTCACTGGTGGTGGTGAATTGTGGATGGAAGCTGAAGATAATAATATAGCACACAATATGCATGCTGCTATCATGAATGCCATGAGCAATTCTAATAGTAGCAAAGATGATGTGGATCCACGTCAAAGAAGGCATAGTTTTTCACCATTTGAGACCAGCAAGCCAATCTTTGTTTCACAACGTCGTCATACTGGACAAAAGTTTCACAATTTTTCACCATTAG AGGAACACAGGACGCACGAGGAGCAGGTGGATCCAGTACAGGAACAGGAGCAGTCTAATCAGACTCAGAGTATCTCTTCTTGCAATACAGTCATGG TCGTTGCTGGTACCGGGGCTGGGACTGCTGGGAATGCCTCGACTAATACCAACTGCGCCACTACCACTAGACGTCGTCATTCGGTAGCGAGTCATCCCCATTCCGTCAATAATTCCCAATCCGTTCATGTTACAACAAGTACAACaacaaccaccaccaccaccactaTTACCATCACTACGACCGCTACTGTGACCACCACAACCGCGACCGCTACAATATCCCATCAGAGAACCCTGTCGCTGCCCTTAGCTGCCGTTATTATCAATCAAATGCAATCATCTAAAAGATCAGTTTTATGCT GTGCAAACGGCCGCGACAGATGTGACAGTTTGCCATCGAGGGCTCGCACCACCAGCGAGAGTCATCCTGCATCGGTACTAAGTCATCCTAGAAGCACTCATTTCGTACCTCACGTACTGAGACCACATTCCATGTACGTGAGGGGTCTTTCATACTCGCCACCGATCTCATCAATGCCTATTAGTCCTGCTTCTGGAGCTTGTTCCACGGACTCAGCGGGATCGTCTCTTTCGATGGATGAAGGTGGTGAGAATATATTAGAAGAGGGTACGGTATCGCGATATGGACATTCATTAACGCCAGACGAGCCTGTTATTTTAGAGGAAAATGGTGATGATTACGCGCCTTGGTCCACGTCACATTCGCATCACAAATATTCGCCAAATTTTAAGTCTCATTCTCCCTCGCAG cAAAGTTCCTACATTGAAATGTGCAGCCCTTGCAGTTCAAGTCCCGGTCGTAGCGGAGTATATATGCCAATGAGTGCAGGGACAGGTCATTCGCATTCTCGAGCATCATCTCTCATCGAAGAATCAAATACTTTACCAGAAGGTTATGTACCTATGGCACCCGTTGGAAACAATGGATACGTTGACATGGTTCCTTCCCATAATCATAATGGTCACTTTCCTGATGACTTGTCACATGCTGGCAGTAGTTGTTCCGTTACTTCTGGTACACCCAGTACAGATTTGCGATTCTCCGAATATCACTTAGATAAAGTAACAAGCTTTTTGCCACCTGGGGATGATTTACAAGCTAGACCAGTGAGAGCTTATTCCATCGGGTCTCGACCGGAACCTGTGAACAGGCATCGTAAAAATAG ATTGGATATTGCTCAGCAAGAAGCTAGTAGAGTGCGAGCTTTTTCTGTAGGTAGCAGATCTAAGAAACCTGAGATTGGAAGGCTATCGAACGTAGTTACTGTACTGTTACCTGGTGCTGGTGAACACTCAAATTCCAACAAATCAAACTCGGCGCCATTACTGTCCAGTTCCTGGGGACATAATTCTGGTTGTTCCATAACCTCCGAGCGAATGGAGGATTTAATGGAATTAGACTTTACTAAACCCAGTATTTCTGCAACTTTCAATTCACCGCCTTCATCTTACTCGCAATCGCAATCGCAATCTCAGTCACACTCATACTCTACTGCCACTGACACCAGTTCCTATGTTGATATGTCTCCTGGTCAGCCACCTTCGTCGACTGCTCCTTACGTCGATATGAGTCGCATAAATAag ATCAATcgtaataacaataataatacaatCACTGCCAATCAAAATCATAGTCATATTCATATATCTGCTGCTTCTACGCATAAACCAATAATTACTACTTTGAAGCCCGTGGAAGAAGCAGAAGGGCCATACATGAGAATGGATAGTGTAATGGAGGATTGGTCACGATCCGATACGAGTCCTAAACTAATTTCCTCACCCATGCAAGAAGAATGCGTGCAATCAAATGGACCTCCAG gAGCCACGAGAACGGCGCCAGTCGATCTTCCACGACGTCCACCAGCGGACTACGTCGATATGAATTTTAAACCGAGATTAGGCTTGGAACAAGATTACATAAACATGAATATGAGCAACCGAAACAATCGTAAATCAGCAACGCGGACAGGTAGTCGCAAGGAGAAGTCGCGTTCGCAGCCGATCGCGATCCAAGCAGGAAACAAACCTATAAAAACGCCTAGTTTCTTACCCCTTAACGGAAGTCCAGAGTCAGAGAGTTTAGCGAGTACTCCGGCGTCGCCTCCGCGAGCAACGCCAACAGGTTCCTCGGCAACAATCTTCCCTTTCTCCTTGAACAGCCCACAGTCTCCTGAGAAATCGTTTACTCATCAAAAAACTAACGACGAATTATCAGAATTGAACACCAATTCCAAAAGCAACGACCGTACCATTCTGGAACCTGCGAACAATAGAGTGAACAATTCTGTAACGGAAGCGAATAATATTTCGCCAAAAGCAACGAACGATAGACCTTCTAGTCCTGCAGAAAAGGATAATCAAGTTAATCAAGTTAATCAAGTGAATTCGTTGACCTCGCAAGATAACATGTTGAACGCTATAACGAAGAAGTTCTCCGATTTGCACCTGTCGAAACCACCACGTTTGATAACCGCAACTCCAAACACCAGCCCCACGTTGACTGGGTTTAAATCAACCACTGAAAAACAACCATCTTCGCCAAAATTGTCAGACGAAACGCCGACACCTACGCCTAGCACTGCACCGAGTCCGTTGGAAAAGGAGTGTCAGGATAAAGTGCAATCTGGTGCCGAAGTCTTACACTACGCTAGTCTTGACCTTCCGGAAGTCGGTAGCACGGCGCCTGTCTCGCCGGCGTCTCAAGAAGGATTTAATTACGCCGAAATTGATTTCGCCAAacttaaacaaaattaa
- the LOC114878683 gene encoding insulin receptor substrate 1 isoform X1, translated as MSSGRGLASPSGGPVVLSGHVKKLKTQKKKFFVLRGEAAGYPACLEYYDSKKKFENRQPPKRSILLDSCFNINKRVDTKHKHVIALYTKDECFCLILESEKELDEWLKAMLLLQSGDVADGEQPRPIFEHVWQVTMQKKGLGERKNIHGPYRLCLTDRTLSLVKIGAKDNSDSIEFPLICIRRCGYMDRIFYMEVGRSAVTGGGELWMEAEDNNIAHNMHAAIMNAMSNSNSSKDDVDPRQRRHSFSPFETSKPIFVSQRRHTGQKFHNFSPLEEHRTHEEQVDPVQEQEQSNQTQSISSCNTVMVVAGTGAGTAGNASTNTNCATTTRRRHSVASHPHSVNNSQSVHVTTSTTTTTTTTTITITTTATVTTTTATATISHQRTLSLPLAAVIINQMQSSKRSVLCCANGRDRCDSLPSRARTTSESHPASVLSHPRSTHFVPHVLRPHSMYVRGLSYSPPISSMPISPASGACSTDSAGSSLSMDEGGENILEEGTVSRYGHSLTPDEPVILEENGDDYAPWSTSHSHHKYSPNFKSHSPSQQSSYIEMCSPCSSSPGRSGVYMPMSAGTGHSHSRASSLIEESNTLPEGYVPMAPVGNNGYVDMVPSHNHNGHFPDDLSHAGSSCSVTSGTPSTDLRFSEYHLDKVTSFLPPGDDLQARPVRAYSIGSRPEPVNRHRKNRLDIAQQEASRVRAFSVGSRSKKPEIGRLSNVVTVLLPGAGEHSNSNKSNSAPLLSSSWGHNSGCSITSERMEDLMELDFTKPSISATFNSPPSSYSQSQSQSQSHSYSTATDTSSYVDMSPGQPPSSTAPYVDMSRINKINRNNNNNTITANQNHSHIHISAASTHKPIITTLKPVEEAEGPYMRMDSVMEDWSRSDTSPKLISSPMQEECVQSNGPPDFKYILGATRTAPVDLPRRPPADYVDMNFKPRLGLEQDYINMNMSNRNNRKSATRTGSRKEKSRSQPIAIQAGNKPIKTPSFLPLNGSPESESLASTPASPPRATPTGSSATIFPFSLNSPQSPEKSFTHQKTNDELSELNTNSKSNDRTILEPANNRVNNSVTEANNISPKATNDRPSSPAEKDNQVNQVNQVNSLTSQDNMLNAITKKFSDLHLSKPPRLITATPNTSPTLTGFKSTTEKQPSSPKLSDETPTPTPSTAPSPLEKECQDKVQSGAEVLHYASLDLPEVGSTAPVSPASQEGFNYAEIDFAKLKQN; from the exons ATGTCTTCGGGCAGGGGTTTAGCCTCCCCCTCGGGAGGTCCCGTTGTTCTCTCCGGACAtgtgaaaaaattgaaaactcaGAAGAAGAAATTCTTCGTGCTACGAGGCGAAGCTGCCGGATATCCTGCTTGTCTCGAGTATTACGATAGCAAAAAGAAGTTTGAGAACAGACAGCCACCTAAACGTAGCATCTTGTTAGACAGCTGCTTTAATATCAATAAACGCGTGGACACCAAGCATAAGCACGTTATCGCATTGTACACGAAAGACGAATGCTTCTGTTTGATTTTGGAAAGCGAAAAAGAACTGGATGAATGGTTGAAAGCAATGCTTTTACTTCAGAGCGGAGATGTAGCCGATGGAGAGCAACCTCGGCCTATATTTG AACATGTATGGCAAGTTACAATGCAGAAAAAAGGACTgggtgaaagaaagaatatCCATGGTCCCTATAGGCTGTGTTTAACTGATCGAACATTAAGCCTAGTGAAAATTGGGGCAAAGGATAATTCAGATTCAATAGAATTTCCT tTAATTTGCATCAGACGGTGTGGATATATGGATCGTATCTTCTATATGGAAGTAGGTCGTTCTGCAGTCACTGGTGGTGGTGAATTGTGGATGGAAGCTGAAGATAATAATATAGCACACAATATGCATGCTGCTATCATGAATGCCATGAGCAATTCTAATAGTAGCAAAGATGATGTGGATCCACGTCAAAGAAGGCATAGTTTTTCACCATTTGAGACCAGCAAGCCAATCTTTGTTTCACAACGTCGTCATACTGGACAAAAGTTTCACAATTTTTCACCATTAG AGGAACACAGGACGCACGAGGAGCAGGTGGATCCAGTACAGGAACAGGAGCAGTCTAATCAGACTCAGAGTATCTCTTCTTGCAATACAGTCATGG TCGTTGCTGGTACCGGGGCTGGGACTGCTGGGAATGCCTCGACTAATACCAACTGCGCCACTACCACTAGACGTCGTCATTCGGTAGCGAGTCATCCCCATTCCGTCAATAATTCCCAATCCGTTCATGTTACAACAAGTACAACaacaaccaccaccaccaccactaTTACCATCACTACGACCGCTACTGTGACCACCACAACCGCGACCGCTACAATATCCCATCAGAGAACCCTGTCGCTGCCCTTAGCTGCCGTTATTATCAATCAAATGCAATCATCTAAAAGATCAGTTTTATGCT GTGCAAACGGCCGCGACAGATGTGACAGTTTGCCATCGAGGGCTCGCACCACCAGCGAGAGTCATCCTGCATCGGTACTAAGTCATCCTAGAAGCACTCATTTCGTACCTCACGTACTGAGACCACATTCCATGTACGTGAGGGGTCTTTCATACTCGCCACCGATCTCATCAATGCCTATTAGTCCTGCTTCTGGAGCTTGTTCCACGGACTCAGCGGGATCGTCTCTTTCGATGGATGAAGGTGGTGAGAATATATTAGAAGAGGGTACGGTATCGCGATATGGACATTCATTAACGCCAGACGAGCCTGTTATTTTAGAGGAAAATGGTGATGATTACGCGCCTTGGTCCACGTCACATTCGCATCACAAATATTCGCCAAATTTTAAGTCTCATTCTCCCTCGCAG cAAAGTTCCTACATTGAAATGTGCAGCCCTTGCAGTTCAAGTCCCGGTCGTAGCGGAGTATATATGCCAATGAGTGCAGGGACAGGTCATTCGCATTCTCGAGCATCATCTCTCATCGAAGAATCAAATACTTTACCAGAAGGTTATGTACCTATGGCACCCGTTGGAAACAATGGATACGTTGACATGGTTCCTTCCCATAATCATAATGGTCACTTTCCTGATGACTTGTCACATGCTGGCAGTAGTTGTTCCGTTACTTCTGGTACACCCAGTACAGATTTGCGATTCTCCGAATATCACTTAGATAAAGTAACAAGCTTTTTGCCACCTGGGGATGATTTACAAGCTAGACCAGTGAGAGCTTATTCCATCGGGTCTCGACCGGAACCTGTGAACAGGCATCGTAAAAATAG ATTGGATATTGCTCAGCAAGAAGCTAGTAGAGTGCGAGCTTTTTCTGTAGGTAGCAGATCTAAGAAACCTGAGATTGGAAGGCTATCGAACGTAGTTACTGTACTGTTACCTGGTGCTGGTGAACACTCAAATTCCAACAAATCAAACTCGGCGCCATTACTGTCCAGTTCCTGGGGACATAATTCTGGTTGTTCCATAACCTCCGAGCGAATGGAGGATTTAATGGAATTAGACTTTACTAAACCCAGTATTTCTGCAACTTTCAATTCACCGCCTTCATCTTACTCGCAATCGCAATCGCAATCTCAGTCACACTCATACTCTACTGCCACTGACACCAGTTCCTATGTTGATATGTCTCCTGGTCAGCCACCTTCGTCGACTGCTCCTTACGTCGATATGAGTCGCATAAATAag ATCAATcgtaataacaataataatacaatCACTGCCAATCAAAATCATAGTCATATTCATATATCTGCTGCTTCTACGCATAAACCAATAATTACTACTTTGAAGCCCGTGGAAGAAGCAGAAGGGCCATACATGAGAATGGATAGTGTAATGGAGGATTGGTCACGATCCGATACGAGTCCTAAACTAATTTCCTCACCCATGCAAGAAGAATGCGTGCAATCAAATGGACCTCCAG atttcaaatatattttaggAGCCACGAGAACGGCGCCAGTCGATCTTCCACGACGTCCACCAGCGGACTACGTCGATATGAATTTTAAACCGAGATTAGGCTTGGAACAAGATTACATAAACATGAATATGAGCAACCGAAACAATCGTAAATCAGCAACGCGGACAGGTAGTCGCAAGGAGAAGTCGCGTTCGCAGCCGATCGCGATCCAAGCAGGAAACAAACCTATAAAAACGCCTAGTTTCTTACCCCTTAACGGAAGTCCAGAGTCAGAGAGTTTAGCGAGTACTCCGGCGTCGCCTCCGCGAGCAACGCCAACAGGTTCCTCGGCAACAATCTTCCCTTTCTCCTTGAACAGCCCACAGTCTCCTGAGAAATCGTTTACTCATCAAAAAACTAACGACGAATTATCAGAATTGAACACCAATTCCAAAAGCAACGACCGTACCATTCTGGAACCTGCGAACAATAGAGTGAACAATTCTGTAACGGAAGCGAATAATATTTCGCCAAAAGCAACGAACGATAGACCTTCTAGTCCTGCAGAAAAGGATAATCAAGTTAATCAAGTTAATCAAGTGAATTCGTTGACCTCGCAAGATAACATGTTGAACGCTATAACGAAGAAGTTCTCCGATTTGCACCTGTCGAAACCACCACGTTTGATAACCGCAACTCCAAACACCAGCCCCACGTTGACTGGGTTTAAATCAACCACTGAAAAACAACCATCTTCGCCAAAATTGTCAGACGAAACGCCGACACCTACGCCTAGCACTGCACCGAGTCCGTTGGAAAAGGAGTGTCAGGATAAAGTGCAATCTGGTGCCGAAGTCTTACACTACGCTAGTCTTGACCTTCCGGAAGTCGGTAGCACGGCGCCTGTCTCGCCGGCGTCTCAAGAAGGATTTAATTACGCCGAAATTGATTTCGCCAAacttaaacaaaattaa